A region of Homo sapiens chromosome X, GRCh38.p14 Primary Assembly DNA encodes the following proteins:
- the DGAT2L6 gene encoding diacylglycerol O-acyltransferase 2-like protein 6, with translation MAFFSRLNLQEGLQTFFVLQWIPVYIFLGAIPILLIPYFLLFSKFWPLAVLSLAWLTYDWNTHSQGGRRSAWVRNWTLWKYFRNYFPVKLVKTHDLSPKHNYIIANHPHGILSFGVFINFATEATGIARIFPSITPFVGTLERIFWIPIVREYVMSMGVCPVSSSALKYLLTQKGSGNAVVIVVGGAAEALLCRPGASTLFLKQRKGFVKMALQTGAYLVPSYSFGENEVFNQETFPEGTWLRLFQKTFQDTFKKILGLNFCTFHGRGFTRGSWGFLPFNRPITTVVGEPLPIPRIKRPNQKTVDKYHALYISALRKLFDQHKVEYGLPETQELTIT, from the exons ATGGCTTTCTTCTCCCGACTGAATCTCCAGGAGGGCCTCCAAACCTTCTTTGTTTTGCAATGGATCCCAGTCTATATATTTTTAG GAGCTATTCCCATTCTCCTTATACCCTACTTTCTGTTATTCAGTAAGTTCTGGCCCTTGGCTGTGCTCTCCTTAGCCTGGCTCACCTATGATTGGAACACCCACAGTCAAG GTGGCAGGCGTTCAGCTTGGGTACGAAACTGGACCCTATGGAAGTATTTCCGAAATTACTTCCCAGTAAAG CTGGTGAAGACTCATGATCTTTCTCCCAAACACAACTACATCATTGCCAATCACCCCCATGGCATTCTctcttttggtgtcttcatcaacTTTGCCACTGAGGCCACTGGCATTGCTCGGATTTTCCCATCCATCACTCCCTTTGTAGGGACCTTAGAAAGGATATTTTGGATCCCAATTGTGCGAGAATATGTGATGTCAATGG GTGTGTGCCCTGTGAGTAGCTCAGCCTTGAAGTACTTGCTGACCCAGAAAGGCTCAGGCAATGCCGTGGTTATTGTGGTGGGTGGAGCTGCTGAAGCTCTCTTGTGCCGACCAGGAGCCTCCACTCTCTTCCTCAAGCAGCGTAAAGGTTTTGTGAAGATGGCACTGCAAACAGG GGCATACCTTGTCCCTTCATATTCCTTTGGTGAGAACGAAGTTTTCAATCAGGAGACCTTCCCTGAGGGCACGTGGTTAAGGTTGTTCCAAAAAACCTTCCAGGACACATTCAAAAAAATCCTGGGACTAAATTTCTGTACCTTCCATGGCCGGGGCTTCACTCGCGGATCCTGGGGCTTCCTGCCTTTCAATCGGCCCATTACCACTGTTG ttGGGGAACCCCTTCCAATTCCCAGGATTAAGAGGCCAAACCAGAAGACAGTAGACAAGTATCACGCACTCTACATCAGTGCCCTGCGCAAGCTCTTTGACCAACACAAAGTTGAATATGGCCTCCCTGAGACCCAAGAGCTGACAATTACATAA